Proteins encoded within one genomic window of Methanosarcina barkeri str. Wiesmoor:
- a CDS encoding ATP-binding protein gives MKIAIASGKGGTGKTTVSLNLALSLSDVQLFDCDVEEPNCNLFLGFDLEKVEDVVCPVPVIDQEKCNICRQCSDFCRYNALAALPTRVLFFPSLCHGCGGCAVLCPEEAIQESQRFLGVIEKAKGRSSPEFYRGLLNIGETMTSAVIKELKKHIDDHKTAILDAPPGTACPVITSIGDVDYCVLVTESTPFGFHDLKLAIGVVRALKIPFGVIINRWGLGDSRVEEYCKAEGIPVLLKIPNDLRIAELYSRGIPFVQEMPEWKEKFLSMFEAIKLQLAGVEEART, from the coding sequence ATGAAAATTGCAATTGCAAGTGGAAAAGGAGGAACCGGGAAAACCACGGTTTCTTTAAATCTTGCCCTTTCTCTTTCAGATGTACAGCTTTTTGACTGCGATGTAGAAGAACCTAACTGTAATCTTTTCCTTGGCTTTGACCTTGAAAAAGTAGAAGATGTAGTTTGTCCGGTGCCTGTAATCGATCAAGAAAAGTGCAATATCTGCAGGCAGTGTTCGGATTTTTGCCGTTATAACGCCCTGGCAGCCCTTCCTACCAGAGTTTTGTTTTTCCCTTCTCTCTGCCACGGATGCGGGGGATGTGCTGTCCTTTGCCCGGAAGAGGCAATCCAGGAATCTCAGAGGTTCCTTGGAGTAATCGAAAAAGCAAAAGGAAGAAGTTCACCTGAGTTTTACAGGGGGCTTTTAAATATTGGGGAAACGATGACATCGGCTGTTATCAAAGAGCTCAAGAAACATATCGATGATCATAAAACTGCAATTCTAGATGCTCCTCCCGGAACTGCCTGTCCCGTTATTACTTCTATTGGTGACGTGGATTATTGTGTGCTTGTGACTGAATCAACACCTTTTGGTTTCCATGACCTCAAGCTCGCCATAGGCGTTGTAAGGGCGCTTAAAATTCCCTTTGGAGTTATCATTAACCGCTGGGGGTTAGGAGATTCAAGGGTTGAAGAATACTGCAAAGCCGAAGGAATTCCTGTTCTTCTCAAGATACCAAACGATCTCAGAATTGCAGAGCTCTATTCTCGCGGCATTCCCTTTGTTCAAGAAATGCCGGAATGGAAAGAGAAGTTTCTCAGTATGTTTGAAGCAATAAAACTCCAGCTTGCAGGTGTAGAGGAAGCGAGAACATGA
- the cgi121 gene encoding KEOPS complex subunit Cgi121, which produces MQREIQVICGNVNIPNLSGFLKSINSIASENDVIIQGLNADLIAGERHLHFAVGKALRAIAAGRNIANDPGIEIMRYASGERQIERSFSIGLRKGENNVVFVLLGKMDNLVPALPALKKLITEKPCSELLAYSDYKRQGILSVFGITDAEIEASGEEHIPEFVIERVALADFAK; this is translated from the coding sequence ATGCAAAGGGAAATCCAGGTAATCTGCGGGAACGTAAATATCCCTAATCTTTCCGGCTTTCTAAAATCAATAAATTCGATCGCTTCCGAAAATGATGTCATTATCCAGGGTTTGAACGCAGACCTGATAGCAGGAGAAAGGCACCTTCATTTTGCAGTGGGAAAGGCTCTTCGGGCAATTGCTGCGGGCAGGAATATAGCAAATGATCCCGGTATCGAAATTATGCGGTATGCATCAGGAGAGAGGCAGATTGAAAGAAGTTTTTCGATAGGGCTGCGTAAAGGGGAAAACAATGTAGTATTTGTGTTGCTTGGAAAAATGGACAATCTGGTGCCGGCTCTCCCTGCATTAAAAAAACTCATTACTGAAAAGCCCTGTTCCGAGCTGCTTGCCTATTCCGATTACAAAAGACAGGGAATTCTTTCCGTGTTCGGCATCACGGATGCTGAAATTGAAGCTTCAGGAGAAGAGCACATTCCCGAATTTGTAATTGAGAGGGTAGCACTGGCAGATTTTGCAAAGTAA
- a CDS encoding tRNA (N(6)-L-threonylcarbamoyladenosine(37)-C(2))-methylthiotransferase has translation MKVYLESFGCSASQASAEIMKASVERLGHKLLGPEAADQAEVYICNSCTVKYTTEQKILYKIRSMGEKNVEVIVSGCMPEVQLEDILHANPEAHILGVNAISRLGELLSLIEQRKMKGLPGGEHLEFRASEPVGFLNVPRERSNPNIHICQISQGCNFACSYCIVKYARGKLHSFPPNDIVEDIRAAVAGGCREIWLTSQDDSQYGMDTGVRLPELLRMISEIPGDFKVRVGMMNPFSVLPILDDLVDAFDSDKVFKLLHLPIQSASHSVLKRMNRLHKMDVVDMIITKFRARFEDLSLFTDIIVGFCDETDDEFEETVEWVQKYRPEKVNISRYSPRPHTKAFSFRNLDSRILVQRSHELHKVCEQIKLGSKQAMIGWKGRVFVSKYTEIGDVLTRTDAYRPVVISGSNLKPGQHANIEIVAAKPGYFLGKLDEDRQVSET, from the coding sequence ATGAAAGTCTATCTTGAAAGTTTTGGCTGTTCGGCGAGCCAGGCATCAGCCGAGATAATGAAGGCAAGCGTCGAAAGACTAGGGCATAAACTGCTGGGCCCTGAGGCTGCCGATCAGGCAGAGGTCTATATTTGCAATTCCTGTACGGTAAAATACACTACAGAACAGAAGATCCTGTATAAAATCCGCAGCATGGGCGAGAAGAATGTGGAAGTTATCGTTTCCGGCTGTATGCCTGAAGTCCAGCTTGAGGACATCCTGCATGCAAATCCTGAAGCTCATATCCTGGGAGTAAATGCGATTTCCCGGCTTGGAGAGCTTCTTTCCTTAATCGAGCAGAGAAAAATGAAAGGACTGCCCGGAGGAGAACATCTTGAGTTCCGGGCTTCTGAACCTGTGGGCTTTCTCAATGTTCCGCGTGAGCGTTCTAACCCTAATATTCACATCTGCCAGATCTCGCAGGGCTGCAATTTTGCCTGTTCCTACTGCATTGTAAAATATGCAAGAGGCAAGCTGCACTCTTTTCCACCGAATGATATCGTTGAAGATATCCGTGCAGCTGTTGCCGGAGGATGCAGGGAAATCTGGCTTACTTCCCAGGACGACAGCCAGTACGGGATGGATACAGGTGTCAGACTTCCGGAACTCCTGCGCATGATCTCGGAAATTCCAGGCGACTTCAAAGTAAGGGTCGGAATGATGAATCCTTTCTCTGTCCTCCCCATTCTCGATGACCTGGTAGACGCTTTTGATTCCGACAAGGTCTTCAAACTACTCCACCTCCCAATCCAGTCTGCTTCCCACTCGGTCTTGAAGAGAATGAACCGCCTGCACAAAATGGACGTAGTGGACATGATAATTACGAAATTTCGTGCCCGGTTTGAAGATTTATCTCTCTTCACCGACATAATTGTAGGCTTCTGCGATGAAACCGACGATGAGTTCGAAGAAACTGTTGAATGGGTACAGAAATACCGCCCCGAAAAGGTCAATATTTCTAGATATTCTCCCCGCCCGCACACGAAAGCTTTTTCCTTCCGAAACCTCGACTCAAGAATTTTAGTTCAGCGTTCTCATGAATTGCATAAGGTCTGTGAACAAATTAAGCTCGGGTCAAAGCAGGCAATGATCGGCTGGAAAGGCCGGGTTTTTGTCTCGAAATATACGGAAATCGGGGATGTTCTCACCCGCACGGATGCTTACCGTCCGGTTGTTATAAGCGGCTCGAATCTAAAGCCTGGCCAGCATGCAAATATTGAAATCGTTGCTGCAAAACCTGGATATTTCCTTGGAAAATTGGATGAAGATCGACAAGTTTCTGAGACATAA
- a CDS encoding NifB/NifX family molybdenum-iron cluster-binding protein, giving the protein MKICVTASGEGLDSEVDPRFGRCSYFVIYDPETRNVESISNAAAFTSGGTGIKAAEIVANAGIDVLLTGTMGPNAFSIFSELGIDVQVGIKGTVREAIRQYEAGELQSIRTPNTTPGSGMGKGMKGGGMGSGIGRGK; this is encoded by the coding sequence ATGAAGATTTGCGTAACAGCCAGTGGTGAAGGGCTTGACTCCGAAGTGGACCCCAGGTTTGGGAGATGTAGCTACTTTGTAATTTATGACCCTGAGACCAGAAATGTGGAATCTATATCAAATGCAGCTGCGTTTACCTCTGGAGGTACCGGTATAAAGGCAGCGGAAATTGTTGCAAACGCAGGAATCGATGTCCTCTTAACAGGAACTATGGGACCCAATGCTTTTTCCATTTTCTCAGAGCTTGGTATCGATGTTCAAGTTGGAATAAAGGGTACAGTGCGGGAGGCTATCAGGCAGTATGAAGCTGGAGAACTTCAGTCAATCCGTACTCCCAATACCACTCCTGGTTCTGGCATGGGGAAGGGGATGAAAGGAGGTGGTATGGGAAGTGGAATAGGTAGAGGCAAGTAA
- the glpX gene encoding class II fructose-bisphosphatase: MSHPKTVEEMIDCSGPIECDLLPRLIHVTEAAAIAAAYQMGRGNKSFADQVAVAAMRRMLNKLDMKGIIQIGEGERDEAPMLYIGEHVGTGKGDLEVDIAVDPLEGTNLTADGGPGSVAVMAMAERGGIFHGPDIYMDKIVVGPDVVRYEEEHPDERIDLDAPVKRNLEIVAKALDRSVDELVVVVLDRPRHAQKITEIREAGARVKLISDGDLMPGVSTAIRGSGVHMVMGSGGSGEAVLTAAAIKILGGKVLARLLLPTVANGKSQDKVDKEIEEKMPRLEKMGITLQNINDVLDTDRLVPGNDVIFSASAVTPGHFLREVNLFGSGDARVHTISMGASGSVRFTDSIYIKDKRETPLYL, from the coding sequence ATATCTCATCCAAAAACCGTAGAGGAAATGATTGATTGTTCAGGGCCTATAGAATGTGACTTATTGCCCAGACTTATTCATGTGACCGAAGCTGCAGCCATTGCCGCAGCGTACCAGATGGGGCGTGGAAACAAAAGTTTTGCCGACCAGGTAGCAGTTGCCGCTATGCGAAGGATGCTGAATAAACTTGACATGAAAGGCATAATCCAGATAGGGGAAGGAGAAAGGGATGAGGCTCCCATGCTTTATATCGGGGAGCACGTAGGAACAGGAAAAGGAGACCTTGAAGTTGATATTGCAGTCGACCCGCTTGAGGGGACAAACCTTACCGCAGATGGCGGGCCTGGCTCGGTTGCAGTTATGGCAATGGCTGAAAGGGGTGGAATTTTCCACGGCCCTGATATCTATATGGACAAGATTGTTGTAGGGCCAGATGTAGTGCGCTACGAAGAGGAACACCCTGATGAAAGGATTGACCTGGATGCTCCTGTCAAGCGCAATCTTGAGATAGTCGCAAAGGCTCTCGACAGAAGTGTTGACGAGCTTGTAGTCGTTGTGCTTGACCGGCCAAGGCATGCCCAGAAAATAACTGAGATTCGGGAAGCAGGCGCCCGCGTAAAGCTAATCAGTGACGGAGACCTTATGCCCGGAGTTTCAACTGCAATCCGTGGTTCGGGCGTTCATATGGTAATGGGATCAGGCGGTTCGGGTGAAGCAGTACTCACAGCGGCTGCAATCAAAATACTAGGCGGAAAAGTCCTTGCAAGGCTTTTGCTTCCCACAGTTGCAAACGGAAAGAGCCAGGATAAGGTCGACAAAGAAATTGAAGAAAAAATGCCAAGGCTCGAAAAAATGGGAATCACTCTTCAAAACATCAATGATGTCCTTGACACCGACAGGCTTGTGCCAGGGAACGACGTGATCTTTTCAGCATCAGCTGTAACTCCCGGCCATTTTCTTCGAGAAGTCAACCTGTTCGGCAGCGGGGATGCCAGGGTACACACAATCTCAATGGGCGCATCCGGGTCTGTCAGATTTACGGACAGTATTTATATAAAGGATAAGCGTGAGACTCCTCTCTACTTGTAA
- a CDS encoding cupin domain-containing protein, with amino-acid sequence MQLFTRYEEVEPYITKDSSIIRELMHPFVHGNSNQSLAEATVPAGGKTILHKHCLTEEIYHITDGSGIMTLGSEEFKVKKGYTVCISPGTPHRIQNTGNTPLKILCCCAPAYSHEDTELVE; translated from the coding sequence ATGCAGCTCTTTACCAGATATGAAGAAGTAGAACCTTACATTACTAAGGACAGTTCAATTATCCGCGAACTTATGCATCCTTTTGTCCACGGTAATTCAAACCAGAGCCTTGCCGAAGCTACCGTGCCAGCCGGCGGAAAAACTATTCTTCACAAACACTGCCTGACCGAAGAAATCTATCACATTACAGATGGCAGTGGGATAATGACTCTCGGCTCTGAAGAATTCAAGGTCAAAAAAGGATATACTGTTTGCATTTCTCCCGGCACTCCGCACAGAATTCAAAACACAGGAAATACGCCGCTGAAAATTCTCTGCTGCTGTGCACCGGCTTATTCACATGAGGATACGGAATTGGTGGAATGA
- a CDS encoding NifB/NifX family molybdenum-iron cluster-binding protein — MKVSIPTKDENGMEGVVEPHFGKAPTYTIIDTETNQVTVIPNTSEHMGGTGLPPEYLHNNGVNIMLCGGLGFKAVNMFESYGIEVFVGAGGTVRDTFEAWKAGKLQNATAENSCSEHGHDDDHHC, encoded by the coding sequence ATGAAAGTAAGTATTCCTACAAAAGATGAAAATGGTATGGAAGGTGTTGTTGAACCGCACTTCGGAAAAGCTCCTACCTACACCATAATAGACACAGAGACCAATCAAGTCACTGTAATTCCTAACACCAGTGAGCATATGGGAGGTACCGGACTGCCTCCAGAGTATCTTCATAATAATGGAGTGAATATCATGCTCTGTGGCGGACTCGGGTTTAAGGCTGTCAATATGTTCGAATCCTATGGAATCGAGGTTTTTGTGGGGGCTGGCGGCACTGTAAGGGATACGTTTGAGGCCTGGAAAGCAGGAAAGCTCCAGAACGCGACTGCTGAGAATTCCTGCTCCGAACACGGACACGACGACGATCACCACTGCTGA
- a CDS encoding cation diffusion facilitator family transporter translates to MNTQENLELGVKTSRNATLALAFLAFLKGAVGIYSGSTVLFADAVHTGLDIFASLAVWIGLKISLKSSKHFPYGYYKAENIIALFVSLLILLSGVELLREGFTGVNTTAQIEFQGLALVTAVFSVLTIYGLSIYKRNIGTKINSQSLIADAVHSYTDVFSSMIVVVAVLGSMLGVSKLDSLGTIAISLLIFKMGIESARDAVLTLMDAWLDEDESERIKKDIRNIPGLIDLEDLKLRKSGLVVFGEATVEVEGETDLKRVELLSKEIKTAVKKEVENLEHIVVNVKPVQRKNFRLALPVLDNNGFQAKLSEHLGKAPYFLFVEIEEGKVGDNQIVENRFFNSEKKGGMKAADLIIREKANVLAVRNVGEGPYYMLRDNFIKILQIPDGVDTAREVLDRFQNLEEITVPAK, encoded by the coding sequence ATGAATACACAAGAAAACTTGGAACTAGGGGTTAAAACATCAAGGAACGCAACCCTGGCGCTTGCATTCCTTGCTTTCCTTAAAGGGGCTGTGGGTATTTATTCCGGAAGCACAGTCTTGTTTGCGGATGCTGTCCACACCGGTCTGGATATTTTTGCCTCTCTAGCAGTCTGGATTGGGCTCAAGATAAGCCTTAAAAGCAGTAAACATTTTCCTTATGGGTACTACAAAGCAGAGAACATCATAGCTCTCTTTGTTTCTCTATTGATCCTGCTTTCTGGCGTTGAATTGTTAAGGGAAGGCTTTACGGGCGTAAATACCACTGCTCAGATTGAGTTTCAAGGGCTTGCTCTTGTGACAGCTGTTTTTTCAGTACTTACAATCTATGGCCTTTCTATATACAAACGAAATATAGGAACAAAAATCAATTCTCAGTCCTTGATAGCTGACGCGGTGCATTCTTATACGGACGTCTTTTCTTCGATGATAGTGGTTGTGGCAGTCCTTGGCTCTATGCTGGGGGTTTCGAAACTTGACAGTTTAGGTACTATTGCAATTTCTCTTTTGATCTTCAAAATGGGAATCGAAAGTGCCAGGGATGCAGTGCTCACTCTGATGGATGCCTGGCTTGATGAGGATGAAAGTGAGAGAATTAAAAAAGACATACGTAATATCCCGGGCTTGATAGATCTTGAGGACCTGAAACTCCGAAAATCAGGACTTGTGGTTTTCGGGGAAGCTACGGTTGAAGTTGAGGGTGAAACCGACTTAAAAAGGGTGGAACTGCTTTCTAAGGAAATCAAAACAGCTGTTAAAAAAGAAGTGGAAAACCTGGAGCATATTGTTGTTAATGTAAAGCCTGTACAAAGGAAGAATTTTAGGCTAGCTCTTCCCGTTTTAGATAATAATGGGTTTCAAGCAAAGCTGTCAGAACATCTTGGGAAAGCTCCTTATTTTCTCTTTGTAGAGATCGAAGAGGGCAAGGTTGGAGATAATCAAATTGTCGAAAACCGATTTTTTAATTCTGAGAAAAAAGGAGGCATGAAAGCTGCGGACCTAATCATTCGGGAAAAAGCAAACGTCCTTGCGGTAAGAAATGTTGGTGAAGGTCCATACTATATGCTCCGAGATAATTTTATAAAAATTCTGCAAATTCCCGACGGAGTAGATACTGCTAGAGAAGTCCTCGACAGGTTCCAGAACCTCGAAGAAATCACAGTTCCTGCGAAATAA
- a CDS encoding cytochrome b produces MVQSAQTSASTRIVVERYTWLERVTHLVHLIAMFVLLITGFKIYFGWEFMAFQTARAWHTIAVPFFLVANWILVPYNLFSCKEERCSVRDRIVHFKDSYFFGKDDAERLIGIIKNFFGKGRYPAFSIYDETTGHYKTKLHPVMKILIVLESIAIVIVAITGVVLYNLDWSPFGIPIASWILSVTWYFASFFDVNALGLLRLLHLLAAYWFVFELVVHVGIIEFDPYAWKYHKAIFWSGKEDLSDRHFVKVIDEDEQKKVTGEH; encoded by the coding sequence ATGGTACAATCTGCTCAAACATCCGCCTCTACAAGAATAGTTGTTGAACGTTATACATGGCTTGAGAGAGTTACTCATTTAGTGCATCTTATTGCCATGTTTGTCCTTCTGATTACAGGATTCAAAATTTACTTTGGTTGGGAGTTCATGGCTTTTCAAACAGCCCGAGCCTGGCATACGATTGCTGTGCCTTTTTTCCTGGTTGCAAACTGGATTCTGGTCCCATACAACCTTTTTTCCTGCAAAGAAGAAAGATGCAGTGTCAGAGACAGAATAGTGCATTTTAAGGACTCTTACTTTTTCGGAAAAGATGATGCAGAACGTCTCATTGGCATAATAAAGAATTTTTTTGGAAAAGGTAGGTACCCGGCATTTAGTATCTATGATGAAACTACTGGTCACTACAAGACGAAACTCCATCCTGTGATGAAGATACTGATTGTCCTTGAGAGTATAGCAATTGTCATTGTAGCAATTACAGGAGTAGTGCTTTACAACCTCGACTGGTCTCCTTTTGGAATTCCCATTGCGTCATGGATACTTTCCGTAACCTGGTATTTTGCGTCCTTTTTCGATGTCAATGCTTTAGGGTTACTTCGCTTATTACATCTGCTTGCAGCTTACTGGTTTGTCTTTGAACTTGTGGTTCATGTAGGAATTATTGAATTTGATCCATACGCATGGAAATATCACAAGGCAATTTTTTGGTCAGGAAAAGAAGATCTTTCAGACAGGCACTTTGTCAAAGTAATTGATGAAGACGAACAAAAAAAAGTAACGGGAGAGCACTGA
- a CDS encoding ATP-binding protein, with protein sequence MKQLTVISGKGGTGKTTLTAAFASLAKNAVIADCDVDAADMHLILKPEILEKEDYYSLEIARIDPELCIECGKCREFCRYEAVSENFEVDPYECEGCAVCTIVCPNGAVSMKKKVSGQSFSSETRFGPMAHARLGIGEETSGKLVSTVRTNAKKLAEQYHKDLIIIDGPPGTGCSAISAITGTDLVLVVSEPTVSGIHDLKRVLELTAHFMIPTVICINKYDINEENTQLIENFCAEMEIPVIGRLPYNDIVTKAMLQEQTLIEYAKSSACLNENEFADQVCQIWARVENILMGVQDKQTGIKTLKMKNL encoded by the coding sequence ATGAAGCAGCTTACTGTAATCAGCGGAAAAGGTGGGACTGGAAAAACAACCCTTACGGCAGCTTTTGCCTCGCTTGCAAAAAATGCTGTTATTGCCGATTGCGATGTGGATGCAGCTGACATGCATCTTATCCTGAAACCCGAAATTCTGGAAAAAGAAGACTATTACAGCCTCGAGATTGCCAGGATTGATCCGGAACTCTGTATCGAATGTGGAAAATGCAGAGAATTTTGCAGGTATGAGGCAGTAAGTGAAAATTTTGAAGTTGACCCTTATGAATGCGAGGGGTGTGCTGTCTGCACCATTGTTTGTCCCAACGGAGCAGTTTCCATGAAAAAAAAGGTTTCAGGTCAGTCTTTTTCTTCTGAAACCCGTTTTGGGCCTATGGCTCATGCAAGGCTCGGCATCGGAGAAGAAACAAGTGGAAAACTTGTAAGCACTGTTCGAACCAATGCGAAAAAGCTTGCAGAACAATATCATAAAGATTTAATTATAATTGACGGGCCTCCTGGAACAGGCTGTTCCGCAATTTCAGCTATTACAGGTACGGACCTGGTTCTGGTGGTAAGTGAGCCAACCGTTTCTGGAATCCATGACCTTAAAAGAGTTCTTGAGCTTACTGCACACTTCATGATCCCCACTGTTATATGCATAAACAAGTATGACATAAATGAAGAGAACACTCAGTTGATTGAAAATTTCTGTGCCGAGATGGAAATTCCGGTAATAGGCAGGCTTCCTTATAATGACATTGTAACGAAGGCAATGCTTCAGGAACAAACCTTGATAGAGTATGCTAAAAGCAGTGCGTGTTTAAACGAAAACGAATTTGCGGATCAGGTCTGCCAAATCTGGGCCAGGGTAGAAAATATACTGATGGGTGTTCAGGATAAACAGACAGGGATTAAAACCCTCAAAATGAAAAATTTATAA
- a CDS encoding type 1 glutamine amidotransferase produces the protein MRIHCLQHLKNDTLGNIGIWIDEKGYKLTKTLLYENSLFPAPEEFDILLIMGGTMSVYQEKEYPWLKPEKKFVKKTMDADKPVLGSCFGAQMIAEVLGGKVTKNQYKEIGWHTVRAVKGKSPGEIKSSELPSCMFPEFTGFMWHGDTFGIPAGAVKLFESEACPNQGFLYNEKVLGLQFHPEANRQWVRNLIRDSGHELVQGKYIQSEKEIYVYESFFESSRNLAFSLMDWFEEKCKPEKTKV, from the coding sequence GTGAGAATTCACTGTTTACAACACCTGAAAAACGATACCCTGGGAAATATAGGGATATGGATAGACGAAAAAGGATATAAACTTACGAAAACCCTGCTTTACGAAAACTCTCTTTTTCCTGCTCCTGAGGAGTTCGATATACTCCTGATAATGGGCGGCACCATGAGCGTTTACCAGGAAAAAGAATATCCCTGGTTAAAGCCTGAAAAAAAATTTGTTAAAAAAACGATGGATGCAGACAAACCCGTGCTTGGAAGCTGTTTTGGAGCTCAGATGATTGCTGAAGTGCTTGGCGGAAAAGTTACGAAGAACCAGTATAAGGAAATAGGCTGGCATACGGTACGAGCTGTGAAAGGAAAAAGCCCGGGTGAGATAAAAAGTTCGGAACTTCCATCCTGCATGTTCCCGGAATTTACCGGTTTTATGTGGCACGGGGACACTTTTGGAATTCCAGCTGGTGCAGTGAAACTTTTTGAAAGTGAGGCCTGCCCAAATCAGGGATTTCTCTACAATGAAAAAGTCCTGGGCCTTCAGTTTCACCCTGAAGCAAACCGGCAGTGGGTAAGAAACCTGATAAGGGATTCAGGGCACGAGCTCGTGCAAGGAAAATATATCCAGTCTGAAAAGGAAATATATGTATATGAAAGCTTTTTTGAAAGTTCCAGGAATCTGGCTTTTTCTCTCATGGACTGGTTTGAAGAAAAATGTAAGCCAGAAAAAACAAAGGTGTGA